A segment of the Cotesia glomerata isolate CgM1 linkage group LG2, MPM_Cglom_v2.3, whole genome shotgun sequence genome:
CAAGTTGTGTTTCTGATACTGAGGACACAAATACTCAGGACAGTCAGACCGACAGTTTAGGAAGTGACGGATGTCGACaggataataaaataaataataaaccgtgcaataataaagaattaactAAACGTAGTGGTAATAATGGAAGCAATGGTGGTATCGGTGGTAATGGAAGTAGTGTTGGTAAATCTAAATTAACTGTTGATACCGTATCACATTTTCATATGCTTGTTAATGAAAATATGCATCATACTACGTCGACAATATCAAGCGGTGCCGGTAGTGAAGACGTCAGTGGTTCGGATGTTAGTAGCAATGATATAATAACGTTGTTTTCTGCGGATTTGGATGAAAATAAACGAGAAACAATTAAAGGTTCTGCTTTTACCGCCATTTCAccaataattataactaaaaaacgCAGTGACCCGGCTGTTTTAAAATCATTGAGAATGTTTCGACCACAAAATACTAAAAAACCTACACCAAGAATAAATCAATTAGttccgaaaaatattttaaataataatattaataaaaataatattaacaataaagaTAATGTCAGTGGTGGTAATGGTGGTAATAATGTTGGTGGAAATATCGCTAAATTTGCACCATTATTAAGTACACTTAATTTAAATCCTAAAATTGTATTGACACGCAATAatgaaatagataaaaaattagaacaaacaaaaattaaaaagcaaCCGGGAGTATTGAGTGCCGGTGATTTATCAAGTGAGCttttaaatatacaaaagAAAATGCCATTTGCGCACAAAAATCCAATtcataatcatcatcatcataatcatcatcaccataatcataattattcaagtgataaaaataacaaaagtcCACGTGGACGCAAACCAATTAAatctaataacaataatattagtaataataataataataataataataataataataataataataataatttaggaAAAAGTAATTATGACATACTAGCTAAAGCAGTACGTGATTCGGATATACTAGCTCAAACAGTTCCAGGTTTAAATACATTGGACATGATGGTACCACCGCGTGTACAGTCAACAGTTAATGTTGTTCAAATATCACGTAACATTCCGCAAAGTCCAAATTCTGGATCGATTAATAGCGGTAATACATCACCGAGAAATCGTACGTCGAGTGTTGTTAGCAGCATAATACAATTACCAGGTACACCCTCGTCTGGTGGTCATGATAGTGGAGTTGGAATGAGTCCAGCCGGACAAACATCTCCACCGACACGTACATCAGTGCTTCATGACGTTGGTGAAAAGGCTAATCAACCGCCTGATGCATCACCAACTATTTCAACAAATGTGTCGGCAACTGAACCAGATAGCCCTCATACTAccagtaatagtaataacattaatattaataataacaataataatagtaacaataataataacaacaacaatattcAACGGGTAATAAGCCGTAATGATTCACCAAATAAATCACCATCGCCTTCAACTACTATCACAACAACAGTTACAGCAACAACAATAACATCAACAGCTGCTATTAATACAACAGTACCAATTACTACCGAACAATTACAAATTGTTTGCAAACCTGATGGTACTTATCAACTGGCAACAGTTAATCCTAATATTATAACAACAGGACAGAGAAATTTATTGACGTTACAAAATTTAGAAGATGATAGTATTGGTTTTACTAGACAAATTCAACGAGTCTCGGAATCATCCTCGGGAAGTGGTTCTAACAGCAGAAGCAATACTTACGAAAGACAAACAGTTAAAGTATCTCAACAACcacaaaaacaacaacaacaacaacaacaacaacaacaactacAACTACAACTACAACTACAAAATACAGGATTACCAAAATTTCAACAGGCATTTGGTAAAACAATTTACACACAGTCAACAGATACTACGACTGTTGCCACTTCATCAACCACTGAAACAATAACTCAACCAATGAGCACTATCCAGAAAACGTCGAATTTATCTAAAGCTGTACAAACGTCTGTATTAAATAGTCAGGGTAGTGTTAGTAGTGGTGGCAGTAGTAGTGGAATTAATGTACAGTCAATAGCAAACATTCCAAATCTGCAGTTGTCATCATCAGGCGGCAAGCAGATACTTAATATTGTACAGAACACTGGTAGCaataatacaaatattaataCTCCGAATGCTAGTCAAACAATTACTCAACTTGTTCAAAATACTTCACCAGGTGTTATTTACACAACGCACAAAATACCTGTTACTATTACAACAACAACAAATCCTAGTCAGTTGAACATCATACCTGCTATATCGCACACTAACTCACTCCCCGGTGGTAGGCCACCAGTTGTTAAGTTGAATATTATAAGAACGCCATTGAGACAGCAAAACCTCGCTGAAGTTATACAGGCTACTATTAATGCTTCACGAATTCAACAGCAAAATtcacagcagcagcagcagcagcagcaacaacaacaacaacaacaacaacaacaacaacaacaacaacaacaacaacaacaacaacaacaacaacaacaacaacaacaacaacaacaacaacaacaacaacaacaacaacaacaacagcagcaacagcaacaacaacagcaacagcaacaacaacaacaaagaCAACAGACGGCTGTCAGGGCAGatactttattaaattcacCAATCGAAGTACCAAATCAAGTCAGTTCGACGACACTTGAACAATTGCGTGAATTTGAAAGTGTACTCGAGCAAGTTAAAGAACGTAGTACTATTCAACCTCAGCTCCAATCGAGTTCCAGTACTACTACCACGGCTGTTCAAACGCAAACAACTAGCCAACAAACTCAAGCTAAACAACAACATCAACAGAATGCTGTATCGGCTCTTGCCCAGCAACTTCTTATTTCAACCCAAACTTCAACAAACACTGAATTTACAAACAACAATGGTGGTAATAATAGTACCACGACATTTCAACAGCAACAAGAAGTATTTCCGCAAAAAGTTTCACTGACTTATGTAAATCAAACGACACCGACAACGCCGCAAAAAAGTACCAATACTACGACGACACCAGTTGTCGTGGTAACGAGTTATTGTCAGCCAGCAGCTTCACCAGCACTTAGTGTCACTTCACAAAGTTCTTCAAGTCCTTGTGTAACTCCAGCCCCGACATCTGTTTCTTCTGCTGGAAAAACACCACCAACACCGTCACCTAAAAGTTCGAAAAAGTCTGCGCCGAAAAATGTTAAAACTAATACTTCTAGTAATGCGTCAAAATCCTCGCCAATTCCAAAACCACAGCAAAAACCCCAAGAAGACGAACAAACTGCACAACGTATTTATACAATACTTGCAGAGTACGCTGAGCAGCTGCGAAATTCTCCagatttgaataataaacCTGCGCCTAGAAGACGTTCTAATCCACCAACAAATCCAAGTCAATCGTCAAAGCGTAAAAAGTCTGGTGGTAAATCAAGTAAACCATCTGGTGGACAGCAATCATCAGAAATGAGTCCAAGTGCTGACGATTTGGGACGTACTATGGGCAGCGAAGATTCATCGAGTGGTATTGCACTTGTACAAGACAGTCCAGCTGGTTTTTCGGGACAAGACGAGCAATCAACAGCTTCTAATCTTGACTCGCAGTCAGAAACacgaaataatttaacaacCTCTGATTCAAATGATGGCGTTGAGGTTAATGCTAAAAGacgtaatttaatatttactgaaCCCGGTAGCGGACAACAGAGAACGGTTATTGTTCAAGAAGCAGTGCCTACTGGTACAGTTAATGTTAGTGAAGCTTTAGCGTCTGTTACAGGTAAAGTTAGTGGCACAACAGTACTTGTACCTAGtggtaattatattttaccaATGAATTTGGTTAAAAGTACTCAACAATTTACAATAGTTTCTCGTGGATCAAAATTATTGGCCGCAGTACCAGCAGCATTGACAACAGGTGGCAATTCCGGTGTATCTAATGCCCTTGTATTGCAATCATTTCTAAATCAAGCTGGCAAAATTATATCTCAACAACCTGGACAAGTTAAACAAGTAAAATTACCAAATTTACAAACAATAACATCTAATTCGACAGCCGCATCAACAACAACATTGAACACAACTTCTGTTGTTGTACCACACCAAACAAGTAATACAACACAACAATTTGCTAATAATGATTCAACGTTGGATAACAAAAGTGATTCTATAACTGacgttattattaaaagtgaaCCTGGTACACCAGTTATCAATGATGCGACAACACAAAATActattttagttaataaagcACCGACAATTGGTTTGCTACAACGTAGTTTGAGTGACATTACTGATACACAACAGTTTTGCGGGGTTATAACAAGTAATTCAGGCTTAACATTACAAGGTGCAAGGTTATTTAATTCAACAATTGGTAAATTATCAACGTCTAGTGGTACCAAAACCGAGAGTGTCGTTTATTTGGCCTCAAATGCTGGAGAATCTGATAAAAAGCCGCTTATTGAACAATTGcaaactgaaaataataagCTGGGCTCAATGCACAGTGCAACAATTGCTTTGACTTTTGCAGCCCCGAGTGATGTCACGGCATTGAACAATAGTAACAcgcaaaataaatcaattcaGCAACAAGTAGCTCAAATAGTCCAGCATAAAACACGGGAAACCAACAATATTgctgaattaataaataacagtaaaGTTATATCACCAAAAGCTGTTAAAAGAAAACTTGAAGATCAAATTTTGTCATCTGAAAAAGTTTCTAAGTCATTAATAACTTCACTTGTATCGCCGAGTACGGTTACGTCTAtacaaaatcatttaaaaacagAGCCAATCTCGGTAGTTACATCCAAGCAAATGTCTAGCATCGATAGTCCAAGtcagtatttaataaatgctGATGGAACTAGCGGAAGTTTAGACCTTCAAGAATCAACACTAAGGCAATCTAGTGATAACGAGGTTAATTGCAAAGTAGGTAATGGTGTTTTATGTGGTAATGCTAGACTACAAGAAGCATGGGAACCAGACGACAGAAAATCATCACCAGATACACCTTGGCGGTACGTTCCCTCTCAGAGCAATCAACTAACTATTGAGCCTCTAAAAGTTTATTCACGTGACGGCGATAGTTCAGAAAATGTACAAACAGTATtgcaaattataaataaaggtACCAGCCAGAGTATGGACATGAATAGTGGACAGTTGTATTCAAGTAACaccactaaaaaatattttataaatcatcTTGAGCCTTTTCAACAGTTTACAACatcaaataaaagtaatattgttgttgctagtaaaaattcaaataataatccACGATTAGAGCGTGAATTGGCACAACAGCGTATTGAGAGAAATCGGGCGGCGATGGAACGCGAATTAAGACTGCAAAAAAGTTTATCTGAAGAATGTGAAGATCTAGGTGTTGATGAACCAAGCACGAGTGACTTGTTTCCAGAAGCCGATTTGTTATTTGATACTAACCATTCCCCATCTTTTGATCATTTATCGCAGGATGCTTCATGCAGTCAGCCGCTGggtatgaaaatttacaacgCTTCGTCATACTTTCGGCCATTAGACTCATCAAGTGGTAGCCGTGAAACTAGTCCAGCTCCcagtattgaaattaaaagtaCCGAACGTAGAAAAAGCATCTCCCAGCGTAATAGATCGTCCAAAGACTCAGACCGACTGTCATCTAAAAGGTCAAAACGTGACAGGCAAGACGAAAACGAGATGCATAATCCACCAAAGCATTTGAGATTGAGTCCAGAGAGTCAAGATGAGGGGTCTAATAGTACTTCTGACTTGTCTAGACTTTCACCGCCACACTTACCGCTCATGGATATTGACTCCAAAGATACAATGtgcttgaaaaaaatgatatcaTGCAATGGTTCTAAAGAAGGCTCACCCACCAGTGTGTCTAGCATTCCATCAAATATTAAACTAGATATTGATTTAGATTCAGAATCATTACCACTTGGTTCTAATGTTAATAATACAATTGGTAGTTCTGGTGATGACAGTATGACGTTAATGGGTAGTAATACTGCTGATGTTACGATACCATCACCGCTGTCACCAATCGCAGGGCCACTGTTATCGACGCACAAGTATACGTACACCAACAAAAAGCGTGCTACATCTAAAGTTTCACGTCCCGAATATTTATCTTGGGAAAGTCCGATCTCCGAGAGAACGAGATCTAGCAGCGATGACGAGGATTCGAGTATCAGTGAGTCTATTAGCAGCCAGACAGATGATTTAATTACCAATGGGCTTGATGACAGCTTACAGTTGAGTAGTATTAAAAGTACttcttctaattttaattcttcaaCAATAACAACTAATAGCAGTACAACTGGAGTTAATGATAGAtgtacttatttaaaaaaaaaagacaacaGTAAAGTACATGTCAATGCCAGGGTAGTATTAAATCGTGCTGAGTCAAAAAGTATTATTGCTAAACGTGCTAAAGGTGATACCATCAACAACGAGATGGGAGTAATGAGTCAAGATAAAACATCAGAACCATCGGACGACGAAACGTGCCATACTTTGATAGAACCTGATTGTCGTGCTAGAAGATCTAGTTTACGAGGGCATGTCAAAAAAGGATGCACCTGTTGCAATGGATCACCTGAGAGACCCAAGAAGAAACAAACTGGGGCTAGTAATACTGGTAACACTGGTAATTCTGGTGTAACTGGTGTTAGTACCGGTGCTACTGGCGGCGGCGGTGGTGGTAAAATTATCGAGCATAAGTTGAAGAAGAAATTGGTTAAATCACTTGGAAAAAAGAGGTAGTCTTAGCAATTGTATTCttgcttatttattattaaatgtatttaattaaagtgtacggtatttgtaaatttattgaagaaaaattttaaaaagtaatatttaaatattaaacttattaacaaataaataatgatgataaaaaaaaaacgcttaaGGGCAATCGCCATGTGTTTCAATGTGGtttagtaatatttaaatgatgATTGATTAAATGCGACCAAAGCGGCTAATGCCAATTATCATAAtgagaaaataaatgaaaataaatattacgaaagagagagaaagaggAAAATAAATGTGTGTGTGAgagatagagagagagagagagagagagagagagataaTTTTCCAGTGAAATGGTAGTAGCTCGATAACAGATTAGATACCAGGCTCTtgctaatattaattaatgaattaatttataatgatgATTATGATGATGGTGTAAATAATAGTATGCTTGATCAGTGTATAGCAGGCTTCACGCATCCAGATTTTGTTGTTTGGAGCGAGGCAACAACctttagttaatattattcattaatatttaatttctacgttattataaattaattattattactattattattatgattattgtttagttattaataaatttaagtattcAGATTAAGACAAAAACTTATTATTAGATTATACtctgattaataaataaattaacatagTAGATTCCAATTCTAATTGTAGTCgatcatttaataaaatgaatagaagaaaaaaataaaaaataaaaaatgcaaaaaaaaattaaataaatttataattaaattatagatttattatattttaagagaCATTAGAAAACGCAATCTAGTCAGCTGGTTGGGTCTCCACGAGTTGAGAGTTTATGGATAAATAAGTAAAcatattgaatataaataaacgataaataaaaagcatgaTAGTGTATTTTGAAGCTCCTATCATAATTATTCCGTATTTA
Coding sequences within it:
- the LOC123259333 gene encoding mucin-16-like isoform X2 — its product is MVPFFAGLEATLSDSKKKYGDKVGALLSAWEHVTNFISTANPEATQSLIEWVHKHTLTLVLRGEWPKLSPATKTHLSVTLQRCASHLVHHPVASRCTALIALVHNPWAHPALDRILNGQPDPEHEEEFCCSEKGELLTMRLKILCEDRCEDIAVNLAAACVRSLRRSDRLRSLSDLHHVHFMIDVYIVLLYKLKRTQDIFAQLKLMDLNDGLELVQRLSGEKPMKYGTARVWRNSIKAAELVAQYLVTAGMVRPVNETSASVLEQILNSWACLHVKLKATDPNLPGMIRKLIENAESAQHIYLFCAVLLKHFGDSIKPLAIELYIRALTADMNELETQKIKSDIDNVRETAKRLSTQFLKLADVVNNNIGIARECVLTAFSLNPTRACYDKICELAIACGKVTRLESQPQIHTLDEETKEDEENERLSTTPVEVATTTSTPVTTTTTTSNKMDDNSQSDNNKTNNNTTIATKSIIESQFENTTDSNIKTDLKEGNNKQIQQQSQNYNNNSKCTDQLLKKLLNSPVQCCHSNSSSSSNTNTDKKSDKCVVNNFKKDSNSEGSLDEICLNCNNYKGMNVDSNTNSNNSSSNNTSSNTSNNNSNKNKSSTESGNSVVVNKDRTLDALILIKGEVVTGSANYDEKSVPNQVLDAEQLGLTPQLCDDLAVVLSSPRYHMLSWVSDWNELSTLCERYLENAQEMRHTNKELKYLNIDYSQFKDWPSEDDSKDVFYGIEKGYEQWADGASDTSEQYGSFQPAGSYKRSSTRRSLDDSSDSDSGSILRVRRTGRQRKIHRLISSESDYDSSSGVKSSSNKHYRNNSYNRRRKSSCVSDTEDTNTQDSQTDSLGSDGCRQDNKINNKPCNNKELTKRSGNNGSNGGIGGNGSSVGKSKLTVDTVSHFHMLVNENMHHTTSTISSGAGSEDVSGSDVSSNDIITLFSADLDENKRETIKGSAFTAISPIIITKKRSDPAVLKSLRMFRPQNTKKPTPRINQLVPKNILNNNINKNNINNKDNVSGGNGGNNVGGNIAKFAPLLSTLNLNPKIVLTRNNEIDKKLEQTKIKKQPGVLSAGDLSSELLNIQKKMPFAHKNPIHNHHHHNHHHHNHNYSSDKNNKSPRGRKPIKSNNNNISNNNNNNNNNNNNNNNNLGKSNYDILAKAVRDSDILAQTVPGLNTLDMMVPPRVQSTVNVVQISRNIPQSPNSGSINSGNTSPRNRTSSVVSSIIQLPGTPSSGGHDSGVGMSPAGQTSPPTRTSVLHDVGEKANQPPDASPTISTNVSATEPDSPHTTSNSNNININNNNNNSNNNNNNNNIQRVISRNDSPNKSPSPSTTITTTVTATTITSTAAINTTVPITTEQLQIVCKPDGTYQLATVNPNIITTGQRNLLTLQNLEDDSIGFTRQIQRVSESSSGSGSNSRSNTYERQTVKVSQQPQKQQQQQQQQQQLQLQLQLQNTGLPKFQQAFGKTIYTQSTDTTTVATSSTTETITQPMSTIQKTSNLSKAVQTSVLNSQGSVSSGGSSSGINVQSIANIPNLQLSSSGGKQILNIVQNTGSNNTNINTPNASQTITQLVQNTSPGVIYTTHKIPVTITTTTNPSQLNIIPAISHTNSLPGGRPPVVKLNIIRTPLRQQNLAEVIQATINASRIQQQNSQQQQQQQQQQQQQQQQQQQQQQQQQQQQQQQQQQQQQQQQQQQQQQQQQQQQQQQQQQQQQQRQQTAVRADTLLNSPIEVPNQVSSTTLEQLREFESVLEQVKERSTIQPQLQSSSSTTTTAVQTQTTSQQTQAKQQHQQNAVSALAQQLLISTQTSTNTEFTNNNGGNNSTTTFQQQQEVFPQKVSLTYVNQTTPTTPQKSTNTTTTPVVVVTSYCQPAASPALSVTSQSSSSPCVTPAPTSVSSAGKTPPTPSPKSSKKSAPKNVKTNTSSNASKSSPIPKPQQKPQEDEQTAQRIYTILAEYAEQLRNSPDLNNKPAPRRRSNPPTNPSQSSKRKKSGGKSSKPSGGQQSSEMSPSADDLGRTMGSEDSSSGIALVQDSPAGFSGQDEQSTASNLDSQSETRNNLTTSDSNDGVEVNAKRRNLIFTEPGSGQQRTVIVQEAVPTGTVNVSEALASVTGKVSGTTVLVPSGNYILPMNLVKSTQQFTIVSRGSKLLAAVPAALTTGGNSGVSNALVLQSFLNQAGKIISQQPGQVKQVKLPNLQTITSNSTAASTTTLNTTSVVVPHQTSNTTQQFANNDSTLDNKSDSITDVIIKSEPGTPVINDATTQNTILVNKAPTIGLLQRSLSDITDTQQFCGVITSNSGLTLQGARLFNSTIGKLSTSSGTKTESVVYLASNAGESDKKPLIEQLQTENNKLGSMHSATIALTFAAPSDVTALNNSNTQNKSIQQQVAQIVQHKTRETNNIAELINNSKVISPKAVKRKLEDQILSSEKVSKSLITSLVSPSTVTSIQNHLKTEPISVVTSKQMSSIDSPSQYLINADGTSGSLDLQESTLRQSSDNEVNCKVGNGVLCGNARLQEAWEPDDRKSSPDTPWRYVPSQSNQLTIEPLKVYSRDGDSSENVQTVLQIINKGTSQSMDMNSGQLYSSNTTKKYFINHLEPFQQFTTSNKSNIVVASKNSNNNPRLERELAQQRIERNRAAMERELRLQKSLSEECEDLGVDEPSTSDLFPEADLLFDTNHSPSFDHLSQDASCSQPLGMKIYNASSYFRPLDSSSGSRETSPAPSIEIKSTERRKSISQRNRSSKDSDRLSSKRSKRDRQDENEMHNPPKHLRLSPESQDEGSNSTSDLSRLSPPHLPLMDIDSKDTMCLKKMISCNGSKEGSPTSVSSIPSNIKLDIDLDSESLPLGSNVNNTIGSSGDDSMTLMGSNTADVTIPSPLSPIAGPLLSTHKYTYTNKKRATSKVSRPEYLSWESPISERTRSSSDDEDSSISESISSQTDDLITNGLDDSLQLSSIKSTSSNFNSSTITTNSSTTGVNDRCTYLKKKDNSKVHVNARVVLNRAESKSIIAKRAKGDTINNEMGVMSQDKTSEPSDDETCHTLIEPDCRARRSSLRGHVKKGCTCCNGSPERPKKKQTGASNTGNTGNSGVTGVSTGATGGGGGGKIIEHKLKKKLVKSLGKKR
- the LOC123259333 gene encoding mucin-16-like isoform X1 → MSSHIQKSCVGLEATLSDSKKKYGDKVGALLSAWEHVTNFISTANPEATQSLIEWVHKHTLTLVLRGEWPKLSPATKTHLSVTLQRCASHLVHHPVASRCTALIALVHNPWAHPALDRILNGQPDPEHEEEFCCSEKGELLTMRLKILCEDRCEDIAVNLAAACVRSLRRSDRLRSLSDLHHVHFMIDVYIVLLYKLKRTQDIFAQLKLMDLNDGLELVQRLSGEKPMKYGTARVWRNSIKAAELVAQYLVTAGMVRPVNETSASVLEQILNSWACLHVKLKATDPNLPGMIRKLIENAESAQHIYLFCAVLLKHFGDSIKPLAIELYIRALTADMNELETQKIKSDIDNVRETAKRLSTQFLKLADVVNNNIGIARECVLTAFSLNPTRACYDKICELAIACGKVTRLESQPQIHTLDEETKEDEENERLSTTPVEVATTTSTPVTTTTTTSNKMDDNSQSDNNKTNNNTTIATKSIIESQFENTTDSNIKTDLKEGNNKQIQQQSQNYNNNSKCTDQLLKKLLNSPVQCCHSNSSSSSNTNTDKKSDKCVVNNFKKDSNSEGSLDEICLNCNNYKGMNVDSNTNSNNSSSNNTSSNTSNNNSNKNKSSTESGNSVVVNKDRTLDALILIKGEVVTGSANYDEKSVPNQVLDAEQLGLTPQLCDDLAVVLSSPRYHMLSWVSDWNELSTLCERYLENAQEMRHTNKELKYLNIDYSQFKDWPSEDDSKDVFYGIEKGYEQWADGASDTSEQYGSFQPAGSYKRSSTRRSLDDSSDSDSGSILRVRRTGRQRKIHRLISSESDYDSSSGVKSSSNKHYRNNSYNRRRKSSCVSDTEDTNTQDSQTDSLGSDGCRQDNKINNKPCNNKELTKRSGNNGSNGGIGGNGSSVGKSKLTVDTVSHFHMLVNENMHHTTSTISSGAGSEDVSGSDVSSNDIITLFSADLDENKRETIKGSAFTAISPIIITKKRSDPAVLKSLRMFRPQNTKKPTPRINQLVPKNILNNNINKNNINNKDNVSGGNGGNNVGGNIAKFAPLLSTLNLNPKIVLTRNNEIDKKLEQTKIKKQPGVLSAGDLSSELLNIQKKMPFAHKNPIHNHHHHNHHHHNHNYSSDKNNKSPRGRKPIKSNNNNISNNNNNNNNNNNNNNNNLGKSNYDILAKAVRDSDILAQTVPGLNTLDMMVPPRVQSTVNVVQISRNIPQSPNSGSINSGNTSPRNRTSSVVSSIIQLPGTPSSGGHDSGVGMSPAGQTSPPTRTSVLHDVGEKANQPPDASPTISTNVSATEPDSPHTTSNSNNININNNNNNSNNNNNNNNIQRVISRNDSPNKSPSPSTTITTTVTATTITSTAAINTTVPITTEQLQIVCKPDGTYQLATVNPNIITTGQRNLLTLQNLEDDSIGFTRQIQRVSESSSGSGSNSRSNTYERQTVKVSQQPQKQQQQQQQQQQLQLQLQLQNTGLPKFQQAFGKTIYTQSTDTTTVATSSTTETITQPMSTIQKTSNLSKAVQTSVLNSQGSVSSGGSSSGINVQSIANIPNLQLSSSGGKQILNIVQNTGSNNTNINTPNASQTITQLVQNTSPGVIYTTHKIPVTITTTTNPSQLNIIPAISHTNSLPGGRPPVVKLNIIRTPLRQQNLAEVIQATINASRIQQQNSQQQQQQQQQQQQQQQQQQQQQQQQQQQQQQQQQQQQQQQQQQQQQQQQQQQQQQQQQQQQQQRQQTAVRADTLLNSPIEVPNQVSSTTLEQLREFESVLEQVKERSTIQPQLQSSSSTTTTAVQTQTTSQQTQAKQQHQQNAVSALAQQLLISTQTSTNTEFTNNNGGNNSTTTFQQQQEVFPQKVSLTYVNQTTPTTPQKSTNTTTTPVVVVTSYCQPAASPALSVTSQSSSSPCVTPAPTSVSSAGKTPPTPSPKSSKKSAPKNVKTNTSSNASKSSPIPKPQQKPQEDEQTAQRIYTILAEYAEQLRNSPDLNNKPAPRRRSNPPTNPSQSSKRKKSGGKSSKPSGGQQSSEMSPSADDLGRTMGSEDSSSGIALVQDSPAGFSGQDEQSTASNLDSQSETRNNLTTSDSNDGVEVNAKRRNLIFTEPGSGQQRTVIVQEAVPTGTVNVSEALASVTGKVSGTTVLVPSGNYILPMNLVKSTQQFTIVSRGSKLLAAVPAALTTGGNSGVSNALVLQSFLNQAGKIISQQPGQVKQVKLPNLQTITSNSTAASTTTLNTTSVVVPHQTSNTTQQFANNDSTLDNKSDSITDVIIKSEPGTPVINDATTQNTILVNKAPTIGLLQRSLSDITDTQQFCGVITSNSGLTLQGARLFNSTIGKLSTSSGTKTESVVYLASNAGESDKKPLIEQLQTENNKLGSMHSATIALTFAAPSDVTALNNSNTQNKSIQQQVAQIVQHKTRETNNIAELINNSKVISPKAVKRKLEDQILSSEKVSKSLITSLVSPSTVTSIQNHLKTEPISVVTSKQMSSIDSPSQYLINADGTSGSLDLQESTLRQSSDNEVNCKVGNGVLCGNARLQEAWEPDDRKSSPDTPWRYVPSQSNQLTIEPLKVYSRDGDSSENVQTVLQIINKGTSQSMDMNSGQLYSSNTTKKYFINHLEPFQQFTTSNKSNIVVASKNSNNNPRLERELAQQRIERNRAAMERELRLQKSLSEECEDLGVDEPSTSDLFPEADLLFDTNHSPSFDHLSQDASCSQPLGMKIYNASSYFRPLDSSSGSRETSPAPSIEIKSTERRKSISQRNRSSKDSDRLSSKRSKRDRQDENEMHNPPKHLRLSPESQDEGSNSTSDLSRLSPPHLPLMDIDSKDTMCLKKMISCNGSKEGSPTSVSSIPSNIKLDIDLDSESLPLGSNVNNTIGSSGDDSMTLMGSNTADVTIPSPLSPIAGPLLSTHKYTYTNKKRATSKVSRPEYLSWESPISERTRSSSDDEDSSISESISSQTDDLITNGLDDSLQLSSIKSTSSNFNSSTITTNSSTTGVNDRCTYLKKKDNSKVHVNARVVLNRAESKSIIAKRAKGDTINNEMGVMSQDKTSEPSDDETCHTLIEPDCRARRSSLRGHVKKGCTCCNGSPERPKKKQTGASNTGNTGNSGVTGVSTGATGGGGGGKIIEHKLKKKLVKSLGKKR